Part of the Candidatus Methylomirabilota bacterium genome is shown below.
AGGTCACGTCCACGACGCCGTCGAAGGCCTCGCCGCCGAGGAGGCCGGGCAGCGCGGCGTGATCCTTGCGATCCCCCGCGATGACCCGCGCGCCCGCGGGCAGGCGCTCCGGATGGCGGCCCCGGTTGAACACGGTGACGGCGTGGCCGCGCTGTTGCAGCGACTGCACGAGGTGCAGGCTGATGAACTCCGTCCCACCGAGCACGAGCACCCGCATGACGCGGGATTTTAGCACGCGGCGGGGAGCAGCCGCTCAGCCGATGGCCACCGCCACGCACGTCGTGGTGCGGGTCACGCCGTCGACGGTGCCGATCGACTCGGTCACCAGGTTGCCGATGGCGTCGAGGGACGCGCCGTCCACGACGGCAATGAAGTCGTAGGGACCGGTGACCGCGTCCATCGCGACCACCGTGGCCTTGGTCCCCTTCACCTTGGTCAGCGTCTTCTTCACGTTCTTGGTCTTGCCGGCGGCAGTCTCGATCAGCACGTAGGCCTTCATCACGCGTCTCCTTTCTCGGGGCGGCGGGTTCCCCACCACGCGGCGAACACACCCGCCGCGACCGCCGCGCCCACGACGGGCCAGAAGTTCGTGCGGAGGAACGGGAGCGTCCAGAAGGGCGAGCGGCGCTCGTGGGGCTTCACCGTGCCGTCGAGCAGCCCGTTCACCAGGCCGAGGCCCTCGGCGAGCAGCACCGCGCTGGTCGCCCGAGCGAAGGCGGGATTGGCCAACGCGGGATGCCCGACATAGCCCTGGCCGCCATTGCGGAGGGGATAGTTCGGCAAGAGCCGTCGCGGCAGCGAGTAGCGCGCGGCGGGCAGGTCGCGATAGTGGCTCGCGACGAGGTCGGGGCGCAGCCACAGCATGAGGGAGGTTTCCCAAAGCCCACCGTGCGCGTCGTCGGCGAAGGCGGCCCGCTCCTCCGCGGAGAGCTCGCGCCCGAGCGCCTCCTCGATGGCGGGAACATAGCGCCCGCGCAGGAACTGCCACGCGAGATAGCCGCTGACCGAGGCCATGGTCACGCGATGCCGGCGCGACACGATCGCGGAGGCCTCCTCGAGCGCGACGAGGTGTCCCGGGCCGCCATGGCCGTTGGCGACCACGATCCAGCGAAAGCCCGCCCGCGCCAGCGAGGCGCCGTAGTCCACCACCGCGTCACGGACCACCCGCTGGCGGATCCGGATGGTCCCGACAGTGTCGAACGTGAACGAGCCCAGGTGCAGCGTGGGCGCCAGCACCGCCGCCCAGCCGGGCCGGCCGGCGGTGACCCGCTCCGCGAGCGCCTCGGCGAAGTGGCGCGCTGCGAAGGCGTCCACACCCACTGGCAGATGCGGCCCGTGCTCTTCCAGCGGGCTCACGGGGAGCAGGACGAGGGTGCGGTGGCGATCCAGCGCGTCGAGGGTGGGCGTGGACATCTCTTCCAGCCGGTGCACGGTCAAAAGCTGCTCCCCCTGGTCGCGGCGAGGTAGTCGTTCTTGGCGCGCTCGAGCTCGGCGATGATCTCACGGCGCTCGTCGAGCAGCCTCGAAGCGGCTTGATGGCGGACGAGCCCCATCGCGCCCAGGCGGATCTGGCTGCGCAGCCGGCCCACGCCGCCGAGGTAGCGGTAGGCGAAGAGTCCCGAGAGCGGCAGTGAGATGGCGAAAGCCGCGGCCCAGAGCGCGCCCATCAGCCGCCACACGAGCCAGGTCTCGAGCCCCCAGAACAGCGGGATCGCCACCACGCTCGCGAGCAGGCGCGTGGTAGCGTAGTCCGTCTCCTTGCGGGCGAATCGATGGCTGATCATGCGCGGGATGAAGTAGGGGAGCCCATTCACGAGCACGCCATAGAGGAACAGGGGCAGCCCGAGCCCGACCCACGAGCCTCGCTGGAGACGAACGCGCAGGCGGGGCCGGCTCAGCCGCGCCCGCACCGCCTCGTCGCGCACCCGATAGGTCCACAGCAGCCCGCGATAGCCCTGGATGCGCTGCCACAGGGCTTCCACCCGGTCGGGCTCGCGCTCGGCGAAGTGCTGGGCCGCTTCGGCGATGGCCCGCGAGAGACGGATGGTGTCGATCTGTCCGAGCGCGAGACCTCGCTCCTCGTGCAACTCCCGCACGAGCTCGCCGCGGTAGAGGTCATCGACGGCCCGGATCAGCGCCGCCCAGTCCAGCCGGCTCACGCTGACGACCAGCGCCTCCATGGCCACCTGGACCGAAGTCGTAAGGGCTTCCACCGCCTGCGCGGGGTCGGTGCGGTACCGGTCGATGTAGGGCGCGAGCCTCATCGGCTCCCCGAACATCACGAGCACCCGGCCGCGGAACGACTTGCGTGCCTCGAAGGTCAGCCCGACCGGCACCAGCGCGAGCGAGGGGCCGCCCGGCTCGTCGCCCCGCTCCCGTCGCGCCTCGTACTCGAGCGCGATGCGCGCCGCGCCCGTCTTGATCCGCTGCACGCGCGGCTCGGCGTGGGTGGTGCCTTCGGGGTAGATCCCCACCAGCCCGCCGGCGGCCAGGGTGCGGAAGCAGGCGGTGAAGGCGTCCACGTTCCGCTCCGCGCCCACCACGCCCACGCCATTACCCGGCGCGGACACGTCCTGCTTGCGGTAGACGGGGATCGCGCCGCACGCGTGGAGGAAGCGGGCGACCAGGGGATTGCGGAAGAGCGCGGCGGTGGCGAGAAAGTGAACCTTCCGGTCGAGCGCCGCGGCCACCAGGAGCGAGTCGATCAGGTTGTTCGGGTGATTGATACAGAGCAGCACGGCCCCCGCCGTGGGCACCCGATCGGCATGGCGCAGATCCACCGCCTTGAAGAAGAACCAGATCCAGAAGCGGCCGACCGCCCGCACCGTTGCGTAGAGCGCGCCGGTCTCCTCGCGCGAGGCTATGTCCATGGACTCAATGAGTCTCCATACTTTGTGATCATGGCCTCAGGATCTGGATGAGGCTCGCTTGAGCACGCCGGCCAGGACGGTCCGGTGGCAGCGCGCGGGATCCGCGCACGAGCAGAGGAGGGTGAGCGGCCCCCGCTTCGCCAGCGATCGGAGCTCGGCGAGGGCCTCGGAGGCCGGAGGCTGCTTGAGGCCGGCCAGGTAGCGACGCCGGAGCTCGGGCCAGCTGAGGCGGCCCGCGTGCCAGAGGCGGAGGTTGCGCAGCTCGGCCCCCAGGTCGCGCAGCCAGAGGTCCACCGCCGACTTCCGGATCCCGCGCGGCCAGAGCCGCATGACGAGCACGCGCGTCCCGTCCGCGCGGGAGGCCGGCTCGTAGATTCGCTTGGTGCTGACCCGGGAGCGCGCGCGTCGGCCCATCGGGCGCCTACCGGGGCAGGGCCTCGACCACCACGGCGGTGCCATATGCGAGTACCTCGGTCACCCCGGTGGCGATCTCGTTGGCGTCGTAGCGCATGCCGATGATGGCGTTGGCGCCGAGTCGGCTCGCGTGCTGAATCATCAGCTCGAAGGCTTCCTCCCGGGCGTGCTCGCAGAGCTCGGTGTAGAGCGAGATGTTGCCGCCAAAAAGCGTCTGGAGGGAGGCGCCGAGATTGCCGATGACGCTGCGCGAGCGGACCGTGATCCCGCGCACCACCCCGCGATTGGCCACGATGCGATAGCCCTCGAAGTCGAAGGCGGTGGTGACCCAGGCGGCGGTGACGGACATCCGGGCCTCCTCCCCTCCGAGGCTAGCCGACCACCGCGACGGCCTCGATCTCGATCGCGCAACCGCGGTCCTCGTCGTAGAGCCCCTTGACCTCGAGGAAGGTCATGGCGGGGTAGTGGCGTCCGAAGTACTCGCGGTACACCGCGCCGATCTCACGGCCGCGCGCCTTGTACTCCGCGGTAGACAATACGTAGATCGTCAGCTTGACGATGTCGGTGAGCTGGCCCCCGCGCGCGCCGACCGCAGTGCGGAGGTTCTCCATCACCTGGCGGAACTGGGCCACGAGATCGCCCTTGCCGACGACTTCGCCCTGGCGATCCACCGCCACCTGGCCGGCGATGTAGAGGGTCTTGCCGCCCTGCACCTCGTAGGCGTGCGAGTAGCCCACGGGCTTCATGAGACCGGGTGGATTCACGGATTCGAGGATCTTGTACATGGGCGCCTCCCGTCGTGAGCGGTGCGCGATTATACTACCCGCGCTCATGGCCCGGCGCTTCGAGAAGGCCTCGCTCGCGGACGCGGTGGGCCGTCTGCGCCCGCGCATGCGCGTGCTGCTGCCGGCGGGCTGCGGCGATCCTCGCGCCCTCGTCGCCGAGGTGCTGGCCCAGGCCGATCGCCTCGCACCCCTCACGCTCATGGGCGGGCTGCGCCTCGACGACTATCCCATGGCGGCGGCCGCCTACGCGGGCAAGGTGCGCTTCGCCACGTGGCATCACTCGCCGCGGCTGCGCGATGCCGAGGCGCGGGGCGACGTGGATTTCGTGCCCGCGCGCTACTTCGACACCGTCAGCCTCTTCGCGGAGGGCGGACGGTGGGCGCCGGACGCGGTGCTCGTCCACGCCGCGCCGCCCGATCGGGGCGGCTGGCTCTCGCTGGGCGTCTCGGTGAGCTACGCGCTGCCCGCGGCACGGCGCGCGCCGCTCGTGATCGCGCAGGTCAACCCCCGCATGCCCCGGACGCTCGGGAATGCGTTTCTGCACCGCTCGCAGGTGGATTGCTGGGTGGAGGTGGACGAGCCGCTGCTCGAGTATCCGCCCACGCCGGTGGGGCCGGTGGAGCGCGCGATCGGCGCGCACGTCGCGAGCCTCGTGCCCGATGGCGCCACGCTCCAGGTCGGCGTCGGCGCGATCCCGCAGGCCGTCCTCGAGGCGCTGGCGGGCAAGCGCGATCTCGGCGTCCACTCGCTGCTGGTGGAGCCCATGCTGGCCCTGATCGAGTCCGGCACCATCACCAACGCGTGCAAGCCCTTGCATCGGGGGCGCATGGACGTGGGCGAGATCATGGGCACCGCGCGCCTCTTCGCATGGAGCGCGGAGAATCCGGCGGTGAACATGGAGCCCTCCGACATCGTCCACGATCCCGAGGTCGTCGGCCGGCTGGGAGCCTTCGTGTCCGTGAACTCGGCGCTCGAGGTCGACTGCCTCGGTCAGGTCAACGCGGAGAGCGTGGGCGGACGGCAGATCGCGGGGATCGGCGGCCAGTTCGACTTCGTGCTGGGCGCCGCGCGGGCGGTGGGCGGCCGTGCGGTGATCGCGCTGCCGTCCACGGGGCGGGACGGTCAGGTGTCCCGGATCGTCCCGGCCCTGGGCACGGCGGGACGGGTGACGTCGCCGCGCTATCTCGCCGACTACGTGGTCACGGAGTTCGGGGTGGCGGCCTTACGGGGACAGAGCGACGCCGGGCGGCGTCGCGCGCTGCTCGCGATCGCCCACCCGGCGTGGCGGGAGCGGCTGGAGTCGGCTACGACTTGAGCGTGTCGATGGAGGCGAAGATCTCGGCGTTCTCGGGGAAGCGATATGTTTCCTGGTTATTGTAGACTCGCTTCCCGTCGATGTCGACGAAGAAGACGCCGCCCATGCTCTCCACGAGGTGCGCGGTGATCCCGTACTTATCCTTGATGGCGGCCTGCAGACTGGAGGCCTGGGGTAGATAGTTTCACTCGCCGCAGTACGTGATCACGATCTTCATCGTGTCCTCCTTGAAAGTGGTGTCGTGTCCATGATAGCGGGGCATCCCGAACCGAGTCAATCCGCGAAGCCGGTGCTCATCGATACCGACCCCGGCATCGACGACGCCTTGGCGCTCTGCCTGGCCTGGGGCACGCCGGGGCTTGCCGTCGAGGCCGTCGCCACCGTCGCCGGCAATGTCTCGATCGACCTGGCCACTGCCAACACCGCGCGGCTCCTCGCGGCGGCCCGCCCTCCGCGGCCGCCGCGCGTGGCGCGCGGGGCGGCCTCGCCCCTCCGGCAGCCTCTCGTCACGGCGGCCCACGTCCACGGCGATGACGGCCTCGGGAACGTGAACCGGCTCGTGGACGCGGCGGGGCGTCCCCGCTACCCCGTGCCGTCTCTGGATCTCGAGCGTATCGACGCCGCCGACCTCATCCTCGAGACCGCCGATCGCTTCGGGAGCGCCCTGATCCTGATCGCGCTGGGACCGCTCACCAACCTCGCCCTGGCCCTCCGCCGCGACGCCGCCCGGCTGCGCCGTGTCGGGCGCATCGTGGTGATGGGCGGGGCGGTCACCGCGCCGGGCAATGTGACGGCGGCGGCCGAATTCAACTTCTACGTGGATCCCGACGCCGCCGCCGAGGTGCTCGCGGCCGGCCTGCCCGTGGACCTGGTGCCCCTCGACGTCACGCGGCAGGTGGTGCTCGGCCGCGCCGATCTCGAGGGCGCGCTGGGCGCGCCGCGCGACGGGGTGGGGCGCCTACTCCTGGACCTGGCCGCCTACGGGTTCGAGCGCTGGAAGCCCGGCATCACGCTGCACGATCCGCTCGCGGTGGCGGTGGCCGAGGATCCCTCGCTGGTGGGCTGGACGCCGTTACACGTGGTGGTCGAGACGGAGTCGCCGCTGACGCGGGGCCTGTCGCTGGCCGATCGGCGCGAGCGGGCCTACGATCGCGCGCCCGCCAACTGCCGCGTCGCGCTCACGGTGGACGCGCCGCGCGCGCTCGCGCGCGTGCTGGAGGGCCTGTGCCGCGCGTCTGCGTCGTAGGCTCCGCGAACGTCGATTTCACGGTGGCTCTCGAGCGCCTGCCGAGCCCCGGGGAGACGGTGTCGGGCGGCACGCTGCTGAGGAATCTCGGGGGGAAGGGCGCGAACCAGGCGATGACCGCGCGGCGGCTGGGCGCCCAGGTGCGCCTGCTCGGTGCCGTGGGCGATGACGCCTCGGGCGCCGAGATCCGCGCGCGCCTCGGCGCCGAGGGCATCGACGTGGAGGGCCTCGTGGCGGTGGCGGGGACGGCCACCGGCACCGCGCTCATCTGCGTCGACGCGGCGGGCCGGAACCAGATCGCGGTGGCCCCCGGCGCCAATCACGCGGCGACGGTGGCCGCGCTGGCGCCGCATACGAGCTCGATTCGCTGGGCGCAGGTGGTGGTCTGCCAGCTCGAGCTGCCGCTGCCCGTCGTCGCGTGGGCGCTCGGCGAGGCGCGAGCGGCGGGCGCGGTGACGATCCTGAACCCGGCGCCGATGCGCGAGCTGGAGCCGGGACTCCTGGCGCTGGCGGATTATCTCACGCCCAACGAGGGCGAGGCGGCGCGCCTGGCCGGGGCGGCGGTGAGCGATCTCGCCTCCGCGCGGGCCGCCGGCGAGCGCATCCGCGACAACGGAGCCGGCATCGTGATCCTCACGCTGGGTGGCCAGGGCGCGCTCGTCTGCGGCGCCGAGGGCGCGGTGCACTTCCCCGCGTTCCCCGTGACCGTCGTGGACACCACCGCGGCGGGGGACGCGTTCAACGGGGCGCTCGCCGTCGGCCTGGCCGCCGGCGGGACGCTCGAGCAGGCGCTCCCGCTGGCCAATGCCACGGCCGCCCTCACGTGCATGGCCCGCGGCGCCCAGGACGCGCTCCCCAGCCGCGCCGACGTGGAGCGATTCCTCGCCGCCCTCAAGCGTTGATGGGGATCAGGGCGGGGGAATGCGCGCGCGCAGCGCGTTCACCCGCGTGAGGGCGGCCTGCACGGTGCCCCGGGTCAGACGGCCCTCGTCGAGCGCTCGCTGGATGGCGCCGATCACGCGCTGCGCCGCCCGCGGCTCGCGCTTCACGGTGTTCTCCGACACCAGCAGCACGTCCGCGCTCGCGCCCAGCGCCAGCAGTGTCGCCTCCTCGAGGCCGTAGTTCTGGGTGATGGCGCCCATGAGGAGGTCGTCGGAGACGACCACGCCCTTGTAGCCCAGGCGGGCGCGCAGCACGCGCTTGATCGTGTACCAGGACAGCGAGGCCGGGTGCCACGTGTCGAGATGACGGTTGAACACGTGCCCGGGCATCACGGCATCCGCCAGCCCTTCCTTGATCAAGGCGCGGAACGGGACCAGCTCGACGTCGAGATTGGCGGTGTCGGTCACGTCGGTGAAGCCGTGATGCGAGTCGCCGACGCTGCTTCCGTGGCCGGGGAAGTGCTTGAGCGCGGTGAGCACGCCCGCCGCGTGCATGCCGCGGATGAAGGCGCGGGCATGGGCGGTCACCTGCTCCGGGTCGCTCGAATAGGTGCGACCCAGCGCGACCACCGCCGGGTTCGCGGGATTCACCGCCACGTCGACCACCGGCGCGAGGTTCCAGTTGACCCCCGCCTCGCGGAGCCGCTCGCCGAGCCGCCGCGCCTCCTGTTCGGTGAGCGCGACCTGCGCGCTCTCCCCCATGTCCTGCGCCGAGGGA
Proteins encoded:
- a CDS encoding Lrp/AsnC ligand binding domain-containing protein, giving the protein MKAYVLIETAAGKTKNVKKTLTKVKGTKATVVAMDAVTGPYDFIAVVDGASLDAIGNLVTESIGTVDGVTRTTTCVAVAIG
- a CDS encoding creatininase family protein produces the protein MHRLEEMSTPTLDALDRHRTLVLLPVSPLEEHGPHLPVGVDAFAARHFAEALAERVTAGRPGWAAVLAPTLHLGSFTFDTVGTIRIRQRVVRDAVVDYGASLARAGFRWIVVANGHGGPGHLVALEEASAIVSRRHRVTMASVSGYLAWQFLRGRYVPAIEEALGRELSAEERAAFADDAHGGLWETSLMLWLRPDLVASHYRDLPAARYSLPRRLLPNYPLRNGGQGYVGHPALANPAFARATSAVLLAEGLGLVNGLLDGTVKPHERRSPFWTLPFLRTNFWPVVGAAVAAGVFAAWWGTRRPEKGDA
- a CDS encoding lysophospholipid acyltransferase family protein — its product is MDIASREETGALYATVRAVGRFWIWFFFKAVDLRHADRVPTAGAVLLCINHPNNLIDSLLVAAALDRKVHFLATAALFRNPLVARFLHACGAIPVYRKQDVSAPGNGVGVVGAERNVDAFTACFRTLAAGGLVGIYPEGTTHAEPRVQRIKTGAARIALEYEARRERGDEPGGPSLALVPVGLTFEARKSFRGRVLVMFGEPMRLAPYIDRYRTDPAQAVEALTTSVQVAMEALVVSVSRLDWAALIRAVDDLYRGELVRELHEERGLALGQIDTIRLSRAIAEAAQHFAEREPDRVEALWQRIQGYRGLLWTYRVRDEAVRARLSRPRLRVRLQRGSWVGLGLPLFLYGVLVNGLPYFIPRMISHRFARKETDYATTRLLASVVAIPLFWGLETWLVWRLMGALWAAAFAISLPLSGLFAYRYLGGVGRLRSQIRLGAMGLVRHQAASRLLDERREIIAELERAKNDYLAATRGSSF
- a CDS encoding DUF488 family protein, with product MGRRARSRVSTKRIYEPASRADGTRVLVMRLWPRGIRKSAVDLWLRDLGAELRNLRLWHAGRLSWPELRRRYLAGLKQPPASEALAELRSLAKRGPLTLLCSCADPARCHRTVLAGVLKRASSRS
- a CDS encoding YbjQ family protein — protein: MSVTAAWVTTAFDFEGYRIVANRGVVRGITVRSRSVIGNLGASLQTLFGGNISLYTELCEHAREEAFELMIQHASRLGANAIIGMRYDANEIATGVTEVLAYGTAVVVEALPR
- a CDS encoding RidA family protein; the protein is MYKILESVNPPGLMKPVGYSHAYEVQGGKTLYIAGQVAVDRQGEVVGKGDLVAQFRQVMENLRTAVGARGGQLTDIVKLTIYVLSTAEYKARGREIGAVYREYFGRHYPAMTFLEVKGLYDEDRGCAIEIEAVAVVG
- a CDS encoding acetyl-CoA hydrolase/transferase C-terminal domain-containing protein; its protein translation is MARRFEKASLADAVGRLRPRMRVLLPAGCGDPRALVAEVLAQADRLAPLTLMGGLRLDDYPMAAAAYAGKVRFATWHHSPRLRDAEARGDVDFVPARYFDTVSLFAEGGRWAPDAVLVHAAPPDRGGWLSLGVSVSYALPAARRAPLVIAQVNPRMPRTLGNAFLHRSQVDCWVEVDEPLLEYPPTPVGPVERAIGAHVASLVPDGATLQVGVGAIPQAVLEALAGKRDLGVHSLLVEPMLALIESGTITNACKPLHRGRMDVGEIMGTARLFAWSAENPAVNMEPSDIVHDPEVVGRLGAFVSVNSALEVDCLGQVNAESVGGRQIAGIGGQFDFVLGAARAVGGRAVIALPSTGRDGQVSRIVPALGTAGRVTSPRYLADYVVTEFGVAALRGQSDAGRRRALLAIAHPAWRERLESATT
- a CDS encoding nucleoside hydrolase; translation: MLIDTDPGIDDALALCLAWGTPGLAVEAVATVAGNVSIDLATANTARLLAAARPPRPPRVARGAASPLRQPLVTAAHVHGDDGLGNVNRLVDAAGRPRYPVPSLDLERIDAADLILETADRFGSALILIALGPLTNLALALRRDAARLRRVGRIVVMGGAVTAPGNVTAAAEFNFYVDPDAAAEVLAAGLPVDLVPLDVTRQVVLGRADLEGALGAPRDGVGRLLLDLAAYGFERWKPGITLHDPLAVAVAEDPSLVGWTPLHVVVETESPLTRGLSLADRRERAYDRAPANCRVALTVDAPRALARVLEGLCRASAS
- the rbsK gene encoding ribokinase — protein: MPRVCVVGSANVDFTVALERLPSPGETVSGGTLLRNLGGKGANQAMTARRLGAQVRLLGAVGDDASGAEIRARLGAEGIDVEGLVAVAGTATGTALICVDAAGRNQIAVAPGANHAATVAALAPHTSSIRWAQVVVCQLELPLPVVAWALGEARAAGAVTILNPAPMRELEPGLLALADYLTPNEGEAARLAGAAVSDLASARAAGERIRDNGAGIVILTLGGQGALVCGAEGAVHFPAFPVTVVDTTAAGDAFNGALAVGLAAGGTLEQALPLANATAALTCMARGAQDALPSRADVERFLAALKR
- a CDS encoding glycoside hydrolase family 3 N-terminal domain-containing protein encodes the protein MSRRLASLIFAVLLITDGCAGTGPGAAPRRLPLGDLLLVGFRGTTVEGNDELRALICDVRVGGIILFERDAATRAPRNITDPEQLARLTADAQALAKRCTGRPLLIATDAEGGSVLRLSMRAGYPPAPSAQDMGESAQVALTEQEARRLGERLREAGVNWNLAPVVDVAVNPANPAVVALGRTYSSDPEQVTAHARAFIRGMHAAGVLTALKHFPGHGSSVGDSHHGFTDVTDTANLDVELVPFRALIKEGLADAVMPGHVFNRHLDTWHPASLSWYTIKRVLRARLGYKGVVVSDDLLMGAITQNYGLEEATLLALGASADVLLVSENTVKREPRAAQRVIGAIQRALDEGRLTRGTVQAALTRVNALRARIPPP